In Pseudomonas abieticivorans, the genomic window CGGGGCTGCCGCTCGGGCGGGTGCCGCGCGCTCAGCAGGCTTGGCGACAGGGGCCGGTGCCGGTTTGGCGACGGCCGCCGGGGCGGCTGCAACCGCAGTGGCCGCGGCCGGCGCTTCGCTGAACTTACCCTTGCCGTGCAGATCATCCAGCAGGGATTCGAACTCGTCGTCGGTGATGTGATCGCTGCTGGCAGGCGCCGCTGCAACCGCTGGCTTGGCAGGGGCCACTGCGTCGGCGGCAAAGCTGCCCTTGCCGTGCAACTGGTCGAGCAGGGCTTCGAATTCGTCGTCGGTGATTTCATCGCTGGCTGGCGCACCGCTCGACACCGCGACAGCCGCCACCGGCGCCACGGCCTCGGTGGTGAACTGGCCTTTGCCGTGCAATTGATCGAGCAGCGATTCGAATTCGTCGTCGGTGATTTCATCGCCTGCAACGGCGGCAGGTTCTGGCGCTTGTGCCTGCGCCTTGACCGCGTTCAACGAGTCGAGCAACTGCTCGAACTCGCTGTCGGTGATGTCGCCGGAGTCAGCCACTGGCGCTGGCTCGGCCATGGCCACAGGTGCGGGTACGTCTTCGGCGCTGGCAGGCTCTGCCAGGCGCGAAAGGGCGGCAAGCAACTGGGGGGTGGCCGGGGTGATGTCGGTGCGCTCACGGACTTCGCTGAACATGCCGTTCACCGCGTCGAGTGCCTCGAGCACCACGTCCATCAGCTCCGCATCGACGCGACGCTCACCCTTGCGCAGGATGTCGAACACGTTCTCGGCGATGTGGCAGCACTCCACCAGCTCATTGAGCTGGAGGAAGCCGGCGCCCCCTTTTACAGTGTGAAAACCGCGAAAAATTGCATTGAGCAGGTCGGCGTCATCTGGGCGGCTTTCCAGCTCGACCAGTTGCTCGGACAGCAACTCAAGAATTTCACCGGCTTCTACCAGAAAATCCTGAAGGATTTCTTCGTCGGCGCCGAAGCTCATATGTGCCCCTTAAAAACCAAGAACGTCTTTAGAAACCAAGACTGGATAGCAGATCGTCGACATCGTCCTGACCGGACACAACGTCTTCACGCTTATCGGCATGAATCTGCGGACCTTCACCCCGAGTTGGATGTTTTTCCTGATTTTTTTCTTCGCGCAGCTGTGCGTGGTCGTGTTCGATACCGGCAAAGCGGTCTACCTGGCTGGCCATGAGCACCAGCTTGAGCAGGTTGCTCTCCACTTCGGTCACCAACTGCGTCACGCGCTTGATCACCTGGCCGGTGAGGTCCTGGTAGTCCTGGGCCAGCAGGATATCGTTCAGCGCGCCGGACACCTGACGGTTGCCCTGCTCGCTCTTGACCAGGAAACTGTCGACCCGTTGCACCAGTTCGCGAAACTCCGGCGCAGCGATTTCCTTGCGCATGAAGCGCTGCCAGTCGACCCGCAGGCTCATGGCCTCGGCGCTGAGCTCATTGACCACCGGCGTGCTTTGCTCGACCAGGTCCATGGTGCGGTTGGCCGCACCCTCGGTGAGCCTGACCACGTAGGACAGGCGCTCGGTGGCATCGGTGATCTGCGAGACTTCCTCGGCTTGCGGCATGTGCGGGTCAATCTGAAAATTGACGATCGCACTGTGCAGCTCGCGGGTCAGCTTGCCGACTTCCTGATACAGGCCACGATCACGGGTCTGGTTCAGCTCATGGATCAGTTGCACAGCGTCGCCGAACTTGCCTTTTTCAAGGCTTTCGACCAACTGCTGGGCGTGTTTCTTCAGGGTCGACTCAAAGTCGCCCAAAGATGAATTGTTATGCTCCATAGCACCCCCGTGGCGGACATCAGCTATTGACGCGCTCAAAGATCTTTTCGATCTTCTCTTTCAGCACTTGTGCGGTGAATGGCTTGACCACGTAGCCGTTGACGCCGGCCTGGGCCGCTTCGATGATTTGCTCGCGCTTGGCTTCAGCAGTCACCATCAACACCGGGAGGTGCTTGAGGCGATCGTCGGCACGCACTTGGCGCAGCAGGTCGATACCCGACATGCCTGGCATGTTCCAGTCGGTCACCAGGAAGTCGAAGGCACCGCTGTGCAGCATTGGCAGCGCGGTGTTGCCATCGTCGGCTTCCTGGGTATTGGTGAAGCCCAGGTCACGCAACAGGTTCTTGATGATCCGCCGCATCGTCGAGAAGTCGTCAACGATGAGGATTTTCATGTTCTTGTCCAATTAGACCTCCAAGCAGTCTTTAACCCGTCCGAACTGCGGACGGGCACTCAATCAAATCTGGCTTGCGCCCCACACCACTCGCAGCGCACCGAACAGCGCACGCCACGCCCCTAAACTCTATGACCCTGCACACACAACAGCGGGCTCCTACAGAGCCCGCTTCTGCACAACCGCAACCTGCTCAGCGCGCGCGCCATTCCCCCAGGCGCCCTCGCAACCGCGCAGCACACTGGCTGTGCAACTGGCTGACGCGAGACTCACTCACGCCCAGCACTTCGCCAATCTCCTTGAGGTTCAGCTCCTCGTCGTAATAGAGGGCCAATACCAGGCGCTCACGCTCCGGAAGGTTGGCGATCGCGTCGGCCAAGGCTGCCTGGAAGCGCTCGTCTTCCAGGTCCCGCGAGGGCTCCAGGCCCGCGCTGGCACCATCCTCATGCAGGCCTTCGTGCTCGCCGTCCTGCAACAGGTCGTCGAAACTGAAAAGGCGGCTGCCCAAGGTGTCGTTCAAAATCCCGTAATAATCATCCAGGCTTAATTGGAGTTCGGCCGCAACCTCGTGATCTTTAGCGTCACGCCCGGTTTTTGACTCGATTGCCCGGATTGCGTCACTGACCATGCGCGTATTGCGGTGCACCGAGCGCGGTGCCCAATCGCCCTTGCGCACTTCATCGAGCATGGCCCCGCGGATACGAATGCCGGCATAGGTCTCAAAGCTCGCGCCCTTGGTGGAGTCGTACTTGGTCGACACTTCGAGCAAGCCGATCATGCCCGCCTGGATCAGGTCTTCGACCTGGACGCTGGCTGGCAAGCGCGCCAGCAAGTGGTAGGCAATGCGCTTGACCAGGGGCGCATAGCGCTCGATCAATTCGTACTGCTGAGACTCGCGGGAGGCCTTGCTGTACATCCGGTAGCCGCTGGCGCTCATGAGACGGGCCCTGCGCTGGTTTGCTGCACCAGGCGTTCGACAAAGAACTCCAGATGCCCACGTGGGTTGGCTGGCAACGGCCAGGTGTCGACCTTCTGCGCGATGGCCTTGAACGCCAGGGCGCATTTGGAACGCGGGAACGCCTCGTACACGGCGCGCTGCTTTTGCACCGCCTTGCGCACGCACTCGTCATAAGGCACGGCGCCCACGTACTGCAGGGCAACGTCGAGGAAGCGGTCGGTAACCTTGGTCAACTTGGCGAACAGGTTGCGACCTTCCTGCGGGCTCTGCGCCATGTTGGCCAGCACCCGGAAACGGTTCATGCCGTAGTCGCGGTTAAGCAACTTGATCAACGCGTAGGCGTCGGTGATGGACGTGGGCTCATCGCACACCACCAGCAATACTTCTTGCGCGGCGCGGACGAAACTGACCACCGAGTCACCAATGCCGGCAGCGGTGTCGATCACCAGCACATCGAGGTTGTCGCCAATGTCGCTGAACGCCTGGATCAGGCCTGCGTGCTGCGCCGGCGTGAGGTGCACCATGCTCTGGGTACCGGAAGCGGCCGGCACGATGCGGATGCCACCCGGCCCCTGCAACAGTACGTCGCGCAGCTCGCAGCGCCCTTCGATCACGTCGGCCAGGGTTCGCTTGGGCGTCAGGCCCAGCAGGACGTCGACGTTCGCCAGCCCCAGGTCGGCGTCCAGCAGCATGACCCGACGGCCAAGCTCTGCCAGGGCCAGGGACAAGTTCACTGACACGTTAGTCTTGCCGACGCCACCTTTGCCGCCGGTCACCGCGATCACCTGTACGGGATGCATGCTGCCCATGTTTGTTCTTTACCTTGTCTTACTTAGACCGAGGCCACACGATTTGCTGCGCTTTCATCAACTGAAAAATACTTGGCAGTCCATCAATGTAGGTAGATTGCAACGTCTTGTTACCACTCACCTCAGCCAACACGTTTACTCGGGCTGTGGTAGAGATCAGCGAACATATCGGCCATGGCCTCTTCACTGGGCTCATCCTGCATTTGCACGTTGACCGCACGGCTGACCAACTGATGCCGGCGCGGCAGGTGCAAATCGTCCGGAATACGTGGCCCATCGGTGAGATAGGCCACTGGTAATTCATGACTGATCGCCAGGCTCAGCACTTCGCCGAGGCTGGCACTTTCATCCAGCTTGGTCAGAATACATCCAGCCAGGCCGCAACGCTTGTAACTGTGATACGCCGCGGTCAATACCTGCTTTTGACTGGTTGTAGCCAGTACCAGGTAATTGCGTGCGCGGATGCCCCGGCCTGCCAGGCTTTCCAGCTGCATGCGCAGGGCCGGGTCGCTGGCTTGCAAGCCCGCGGTGTCGATCAACACCACACGCTTGCGCAGCAACGGCTCCAGCGCCTGGGCCAGTGACTGGCCGGGGTCTACATGGGTCACCGACACATTGAGAATACGCCCCAGGGTCTTGAGTTGCTCCTGGGCACCAATGCGAAAGCTGTCCATGCTCACCAGTGCGATGTTCTGCGCACCGTACTTGAGTACGTAACGGGCAGCCAGCTTGGCCAGCGTCGTGGTCTTGCCCATGCCTGCCGGGCCGACCATGGCGATCACCCCGCCCTCCTCCAAAGGCTCTGCCTCGGGGGTCATAATCATACGCGCCAAGTGCGCCAGAAGCATCCGCCACGCTTGGCGCGGCTCTTCGATGTCGCCCACCATGGCCAGCAGCTCGCGTGACAGCGGGCCCGACAGGCCGATGCGCTGCAGGCGACGCCACAGGTTGGCCTGCTGCGGCTTGCTGCCTTGCAGTTGCGTCCAGGCCAGGGAGCCCAATTGCACTTCCAGCAGCTCGCGCAAACCATTGAGTTCCGAGCGCATGGAGTCGAACAGCCGCTGGTCTACCGTCGCCTGCGCCGGTGGCGCGACGTAAGGGCGCGCAGGCTCCTCGAAGTGTGGCTCCACCAAAGGCTCCGACGCCGTCAGCGGCAAGCCGGCGAACAACTGGCGATTGGTAGTGGCTTCGCTTTCGCTGCCGGCACCCAGGCCTGCTTGCGCAGTGACGATGCGCGACTGGGTCTTGCGCAGCTCATCCTCGAGTTCGATGTTTGGTACCCGTGGCGCCAGCGCGGACAGTTTGTAGTCCAGCGCAGCCGTGAGCTCGACACCGCCGGCGATCCGACGGTTGCCGATGATCGCGGCATCGGCGCCCAGCTCATCGCGGACCAGTTTCATGGCCTGACGCATATCGGCGGCGAAAAAACGCTTAACTTGCATAACCCACTACCTCAGCCGTTGGGCCCTACTGTCGCCACGATGGTGACTTGCTTGTTATCAGGGATTTCCTGATAAGCCAATACATGTAAATTCGGTACCGCCAGGCGACCAAACCGCGACAACATCGCGCGGATCGGACCGGCCACCAGCAGGATCACCGGCTGGCCTTGCATTTCTTGGCGCTGGGCCGCGTCGATCAGTGAACGCTGGAGCTTCTCGGCCATGCTTGGCTCGAGTAGAACGCCTTCTTCCTGACCTTGACCACCCTTCTGCAAACTACTGAGCAAAATCTGTTCCAACCTTGGCTCCAAGGTGATCACAGGCAGCTCAGACTCAACGCCTACAATGCTTTGGACGATGGCGCGGGACAAACCGACCCGAACGGCCTGCACCAGCGCGGCAGTATCTTGACTCTTGACGGCATTGTTGGCGATGGCTTCGGCAATGCTGCGGATGTCGCGCACCGGCACCTGTTCGGCCAGCAGCGCCTGCAACACCTTAAGCAAATTGGACAGCGACAGCACGCCGGGCACCAACTCTTCGGCAAGCTTTGGCGAGCCTTTTGCCAATACCGCCAGCAATTGCTGGACTTCCTCGTGGCCGATCAGTTCGTGGGCGTGCTTTTGCAGGATCTGGTTCAAGTGCGTGGCGACAACCGTACTGGCATCCACCACCGTGTAGCCCAGCGACTGGGCCTGGGACCGGTGGCTGAGTTCGATCCACACCGCCTCCAGGCCAAAAGCCGGATCCTTGGCGGTAATGCCCTGCAAGGTGCCAAACACCTGGCCCGGGTTGATCGCCAACTCTCGGTCAGGGTAAATCTCGGCCTCCGCCAGGATCACCCCCATCAGGGTGAGCCGGTAGGCACTGGGGGCCAGGTCGAGGTTGTCGCGTATATGCACGGTGGGCATCAGGAAGCCCAGGTCCTGGGAGAGCTTCTTGCGCACCCCCTTGATCCGCGCCAGCAATTGCCCACCCTGGTTGCGGTCCACCAGCGGGATCAGGCGGTAGCCGACCTCAAGGCCGATCATGTCGATCGGCGTGACATCGTCCCAGCCCAGCTCCTTGGTGTCCTGGGCGCGGGTTGGCGACGGCAGCAGGTCTTGCTGGCGCTGCACTTCGGCGAGGGCCACGGCCTTGATCTGATTTTGCTTCTTGAACACCAGGTAAGCCGCGCCACCTGCCATCAGCGCCAGGCTGAGGAACGACACATGGGGCATGCCCGGTACCAGGCCCATCACCGCCATCAAGCCGGCCGATACGGCCAGGGCCTTGGGCGAGGCAAACATTTGCCGGCTGATCTGCTTGCCCATCTCTTCGGAGCCCGATGCGCGGGTCACCATGATCGCCGCCGCCGTGGACAACAGCAGTGATGGCAATTGCGCCACCAAACCGTCACCGATGGTCAGCAAGGCGTAGATCTTGCCGGCTTCGCTGAAGCTCAGGTTGTGCTGGAAGATGCCGATGGCCATGCCGCCCAGCAGGTTGATAAACAGGATCAACAGGCCGGCGATGGCGTCGCCACGCACGAACTTGCTGGCACCGTCCATGGAGCCGTAGAACTCGGCTTCCTGAGCCACTTCGGCACGGCGCAGCTTGGCCTGGGCCTGATCGATGAGGCCGGCGTTGAGGTCGGCGTCGATGGCCATCTGCTTGCCGGGCATGGCGTCGAGGGTGAAACGCGCGCTCACTTCGGA contains:
- a CDS encoding protein phosphatase CheZ, coding for MEHNNSSLGDFESTLKKHAQQLVESLEKGKFGDAVQLIHELNQTRDRGLYQEVGKLTRELHSAIVNFQIDPHMPQAEEVSQITDATERLSYVVRLTEGAANRTMDLVEQSTPVVNELSAEAMSLRVDWQRFMRKEIAAPEFRELVQRVDSFLVKSEQGNRQVSGALNDILLAQDYQDLTGQVIKRVTQLVTEVESNLLKLVLMASQVDRFAGIEHDHAQLREEKNQEKHPTRGEGPQIHADKREDVVSGQDDVDDLLSSLGF
- a CDS encoding chemotaxis response regulator CheY; the encoded protein is MKILIVDDFSTMRRIIKNLLRDLGFTNTQEADDGNTALPMLHSGAFDFLVTDWNMPGMSGIDLLRQVRADDRLKHLPVLMVTAEAKREQIIEAAQAGVNGYVVKPFTAQVLKEKIEKIFERVNS
- the fliA gene encoding RNA polymerase sigma factor FliA; the protein is MSASGYRMYSKASRESQQYELIERYAPLVKRIAYHLLARLPASVQVEDLIQAGMIGLLEVSTKYDSTKGASFETYAGIRIRGAMLDEVRKGDWAPRSVHRNTRMVSDAIRAIESKTGRDAKDHEVAAELQLSLDDYYGILNDTLGSRLFSFDDLLQDGEHEGLHEDGASAGLEPSRDLEDERFQAALADAIANLPERERLVLALYYDEELNLKEIGEVLGVSESRVSQLHSQCAARLRGRLGEWRAR
- the fleN gene encoding flagellar synthesis regulator FleN: MGSMHPVQVIAVTGGKGGVGKTNVSVNLSLALAELGRRVMLLDADLGLANVDVLLGLTPKRTLADVIEGRCELRDVLLQGPGGIRIVPAASGTQSMVHLTPAQHAGLIQAFSDIGDNLDVLVIDTAAGIGDSVVSFVRAAQEVLLVVCDEPTSITDAYALIKLLNRDYGMNRFRVLANMAQSPQEGRNLFAKLTKVTDRFLDVALQYVGAVPYDECVRKAVQKQRAVYEAFPRSKCALAFKAIAQKVDTWPLPANPRGHLEFFVERLVQQTSAGPVS
- the flhF gene encoding flagellar biosynthesis protein FlhF, whose translation is MQVKRFFAADMRQAMKLVRDELGADAAIIGNRRIAGGVELTAALDYKLSALAPRVPNIELEDELRKTQSRIVTAQAGLGAGSESEATTNRQLFAGLPLTASEPLVEPHFEEPARPYVAPPAQATVDQRLFDSMRSELNGLRELLEVQLGSLAWTQLQGSKPQQANLWRRLQRIGLSGPLSRELLAMVGDIEEPRQAWRMLLAHLARMIMTPEAEPLEEGGVIAMVGPAGMGKTTTLAKLAARYVLKYGAQNIALVSMDSFRIGAQEQLKTLGRILNVSVTHVDPGQSLAQALEPLLRKRVVLIDTAGLQASDPALRMQLESLAGRGIRARNYLVLATTSQKQVLTAAYHSYKRCGLAGCILTKLDESASLGEVLSLAISHELPVAYLTDGPRIPDDLHLPRRHQLVSRAVNVQMQDEPSEEAMADMFADLYHSPSKRVG
- the flhA gene encoding flagellar biosynthesis protein FlhA codes for the protein MDRSQLINTARSNLVGLGRGNLGVPLLLLVMLAMMMLPVPPFLLDVFFTFNIALSIVVLLVCVYALRPLDFAVFPTILLVATLMRLALNVASTRVVMLHGQEGHAAAGKVIQAFGEVVIGGNYVVGVVVFAILMIINFVVVTKGAGRISEVSARFTLDAMPGKQMAIDADLNAGLIDQAQAKLRRAEVAQEAEFYGSMDGASKFVRGDAIAGLLILFINLLGGMAIGIFQHNLSFSEAGKIYALLTIGDGLVAQLPSLLLSTAAAIMVTRASGSEEMGKQISRQMFASPKALAVSAGLMAVMGLVPGMPHVSFLSLALMAGGAAYLVFKKQNQIKAVALAEVQRQQDLLPSPTRAQDTKELGWDDVTPIDMIGLEVGYRLIPLVDRNQGGQLLARIKGVRKKLSQDLGFLMPTVHIRDNLDLAPSAYRLTLMGVILAEAEIYPDRELAINPGQVFGTLQGITAKDPAFGLEAVWIELSHRSQAQSLGYTVVDASTVVATHLNQILQKHAHELIGHEEVQQLLAVLAKGSPKLAEELVPGVLSLSNLLKVLQALLAEQVPVRDIRSIAEAIANNAVKSQDTAALVQAVRVGLSRAIVQSIVGVESELPVITLEPRLEQILLSSLQKGGQGQEEGVLLEPSMAEKLQRSLIDAAQRQEMQGQPVILLVAGPIRAMLSRFGRLAVPNLHVLAYQEIPDNKQVTIVATVGPNG